The genomic segment GCTCGGCAGATTACGCCTTCAGTTCATTGCACAAAAGGTACAGTTGATGACGAACACTCGCCGCGCCGTTTTCCTCGACCATCCGTCCCTGGACCTGGGCGACCTCGACCTCACGCCGTTGCGCGAATGCTTCAGCGACCTGCAACTGTTTGCCCAGACCACGCCGGACCAAGTGATCGACCACCTCAAGGGCGCCACCGTCGCCATCAGCAACAAGATTCTGATCGATGCCGCCGCCATGGCCGCCAGCCCTGAATTGAAACTGATCCTGATCACCGCCACCGGCACCAACAACGTCGACCTGGCCGCCGCCCGCGCCCACGGGATCACGGTCTGCAACTGCCAGGGTTATGGCACGCCGTCGGTGGCCCAGCACACGATCATGCTGCTGCTGAATCTGGCCACGCGCCTGGCCGATTATCAGAAAGCCGTCGGCGAAGGTCGCTGGCAGCAGGCCAGACAATTCTGTCTGCTGGACTACCCGATTGTTGAGCTGGAAGGCAAAACCCTCGGCCTGCTGGGTCACGGCGAACTGGGCGGTGCGGTGGCGCGGCTGGCCGAGGCATTCGGCATGCGCGTGCTGCTGGGGCAGATTCCGGGCCGCCCTGCCCGGCCGGATCGCTTGCCACTCGATGAGCTGCTGCCACAAATCGACGCCCTGACCCTGCACTGCCCGCTCAATGAACACACCCGTCATTTCATTGGTGCACAGCAACTGGCCTCGATGAAACCCGGCGCCTTCGTGGTCAACACCGCTCGTGGCGGTTTGATTGATGAACAGGCTTT from the Pseudomonas sp. N3-W genome contains:
- a CDS encoding 2-hydroxyacid dehydrogenase, giving the protein MTNTRRAVFLDHPSLDLGDLDLTPLRECFSDLQLFAQTTPDQVIDHLKGATVAISNKILIDAAAMAASPELKLILITATGTNNVDLAAARAHGITVCNCQGYGTPSVAQHTIMLLLNLATRLADYQKAVGEGRWQQARQFCLLDYPIVELEGKTLGLLGHGELGGAVARLAEAFGMRVLLGQIPGRPARPDRLPLDELLPQIDALTLHCPLNEHTRHFIGAQQLASMKPGAFVVNTARGGLIDEQALADALRNGHLGGAATDVLSVEPPTAGNPLLADDIPRLIVTPHNAWGSREARQRIVGQLSENAQAFFSGTALRVVS